A window from Mycobacterium saskatchewanense encodes these proteins:
- a CDS encoding DegV family protein, translated as MAVTVVTDASARLPADLLDKWGIRVAPLHILLDGRDLRDGVDDIPEDIYKQPATTAAATPAELAGVYADALAASAGDGVVAVHISSALSGTCGAAERTAADLDPNVRVIDSKSAAMATGFVALAAARAAAAGGDLEAVAEAARLAVTRSHAFVVVHRLENLRRSGRIGGAKAWLGTALAVKPLLRIDDGKLVLAQRVRTKTHATEAMLDRVCEVVGDRPAQLAVHHVANPDGAEEVAAALARRLPACGPALVTPLGPVLALHVGAGAVAVCLQLP; from the coding sequence GTGGCCGTCACGGTGGTGACCGATGCATCCGCGCGCCTGCCGGCCGACCTGCTGGACAAGTGGGGGATACGAGTGGCGCCGCTGCACATCCTGCTCGACGGCCGCGATCTGCGCGACGGCGTGGACGACATCCCGGAGGACATCTACAAGCAACCCGCGACCACCGCCGCCGCCACGCCGGCCGAACTCGCCGGGGTGTACGCCGACGCGCTGGCCGCCAGCGCCGGCGACGGCGTGGTGGCCGTGCACATTTCGTCGGCGCTGTCGGGCACGTGCGGCGCGGCCGAACGGACCGCGGCCGACCTCGACCCCAATGTCCGCGTGATCGACTCGAAGTCGGCCGCGATGGCGACCGGCTTCGTCGCGCTGGCCGCGGCTCGGGCGGCGGCCGCGGGCGGCGACCTGGAGGCGGTCGCGGAGGCCGCGCGGTTGGCGGTGACCCGCAGCCATGCGTTCGTGGTGGTGCACCGCCTGGAGAACCTGCGCCGCAGCGGGCGCATCGGCGGCGCCAAGGCCTGGCTCGGCACGGCGCTGGCGGTCAAGCCCCTGCTGCGCATCGACGACGGCAAACTCGTTCTGGCGCAACGGGTGCGGACGAAGACCCACGCGACGGAGGCGATGCTCGACCGGGTCTGCGAGGTGGTGGGCGATCGGCCGGCCCAACTGGCGGTGCACCACGTCGCCAACCCCGACGGCGCCGAAGAGGTCGCCGCGGCGCTGGCCCGCCGGTTACCGGCGTGCGGGCCCGCCCTGGTCACCCCGCTGGGCCCGGTGCTCGCCCTGCACGTCGGCGCCGGCGCCGTGGCGGTGTGCCTGCAACTACCCTGA
- the nadD gene encoding nicotinate-nucleotide adenylyltransferase, whose protein sequence is MRRLGVMGGTFDPIHYGHLVAGSEVADLFRLDEVVFVPSGQPWQKNRRVSAAEDRYLMTVIATASNPRFSVSRVDIDRAGPTYTRDTLRDLHALNPDSQLYFITGADALASILTWQGWEELFELAHFVGVSRPGYELRREHITGVLGELPDDVLTLVEIPALAISSTDCRVRAERDRPLWYLMPDGVVQYVSKRGLYHPGRAADESAGETTLATGNNS, encoded by the coding sequence CTGCGCAGGCTCGGGGTAATGGGTGGGACGTTCGATCCCATCCATTACGGGCACCTGGTCGCGGGAAGTGAGGTCGCCGACCTGTTCCGCCTCGACGAGGTCGTGTTCGTCCCCAGCGGTCAGCCATGGCAGAAGAACCGCCGCGTTTCGGCGGCCGAGGATCGGTATCTGATGACGGTGATCGCCACCGCGTCCAACCCGCGGTTCTCGGTGAGCCGGGTCGACATCGACCGCGCGGGTCCCACCTACACCCGGGACACGCTGCGCGACCTGCACGCCCTGAACCCCGATTCGCAGCTGTACTTCATCACCGGTGCCGACGCGCTGGCCTCCATCCTCACGTGGCAGGGCTGGGAGGAGTTGTTCGAGCTGGCCCACTTCGTCGGCGTCAGCCGGCCCGGCTACGAGCTGCGCCGCGAACACATCACCGGCGTGCTGGGCGAGCTGCCCGACGACGTGCTGACCCTGGTCGAGATCCCGGCCCTGGCGATCTCGTCGACCGATTGCCGCGTGCGCGCCGAGCGGGACCGGCCGCTGTGGTACCTGATGCCCGACGGCGTCGTGCAGTACGTCTCCAAAAGGGGGCTGTACCACCCGGGGCGGGCCGCCGACGAGTCCGCGGGCGAGACGACGCTGGCCACCGGGAACAACTCGTGA
- a CDS encoding MMPL/RND family transporter has translation MSEVNHRAQPATQNAADADATGPIDTRAAAKAARGHRPFIPHMIRLFAVPIIIGWVVVTVLVNVLVPRLEVVSEMHSAPMTPLDAPSMKAMMLMGHNFREFDSNSTVMIVLEGQQPLGPDAHKYYDELIRQLRQDPTHIQHIQDFWGDRLTAAGAQSADAKASYVQINLAGNQGTTLANDSVDAVRKVIEHTQAPPGVRAYVTGPAALSDDMHIIGNDSLAKITLFTLAAIAIMLFLVYRSISTTLIQLFMTFVGLGCSRGVVAVLGYNDVFGLTTFAANILTMLAIAAATDYGIFLVGRYQEARQAGEDPETAYYTTFKGVAPVILGSGLTIAGATYCLSFARLPWFNTMGAPVAIGMLVVVFAGLTLGPAVVFVGSRFHRFEPRRAAKRAGLWRRVGVAVVRWPAPILAVSAAVVLVGMVVLPSFKTSYNDRYYLPASAPSNLGQAAADRHFSQARMNPDLLMIESDHDMRNPADMLVLDKVAKNVIRTIGIAMIQDITRPLGIPIQHSSIPFQNSIQSQTTMQNMQFLRDRMGDILKMADEMQTMIGTTERMYKVTQDLANAADDSAKTTAETSRITDELRDHIADFDDFFRPIKSYFYWERHCYDIPICWSLRSLWDSLDGFDELAGQFHILSDDITRTAAATHGMLVLIPSMINSLKITHGLTLTMYQTFKAMLDQMDAMSNTAIVMGQSFDQSKNDDMFYLPPEAFQNPDFQTGLRMFLSPDGKSARFFVTHQGDPMSPEGIARVDAERTAAQEALKMSSLSDSRVYLGGTAATFKDMADGEKYDLMIAVLSALTLIFMIMLILTRSVVAAVVIVGTAASSIAASFGLSVLIWQDLVGLKIHWIVAALSVIILLAVGSDYNLLLVSRFREEIHAGLKTGTIRSMGGTGGVVTAAGLVFAFTMASMLGSDLKVLGQFGSTVCIGLLLDTLIVRTLLMPSIATLLGRWFWWPQVVHPRGDNAHRAQRATPAPVAGAVSG, from the coding sequence ATGAGCGAGGTCAACCACCGGGCTCAGCCGGCGACGCAGAACGCCGCTGACGCAGACGCCACCGGTCCCATCGACACCCGGGCCGCCGCCAAGGCCGCGCGCGGCCACCGCCCGTTCATCCCCCACATGATCCGCCTCTTCGCGGTACCCATCATCATCGGTTGGGTCGTCGTCACGGTCCTGGTGAACGTCCTCGTCCCGCGGCTGGAAGTCGTCAGCGAGATGCACTCGGCGCCGATGACGCCGTTGGACGCGCCGTCCATGAAGGCGATGATGCTCATGGGGCACAACTTCCGCGAATTCGACTCCAACAGCACGGTCATGATCGTGCTGGAGGGCCAGCAGCCGCTCGGCCCGGACGCCCACAAGTACTACGACGAGCTGATCCGCCAGCTGCGGCAGGATCCGACGCACATCCAGCACATTCAGGACTTCTGGGGTGACCGGCTGACGGCGGCGGGAGCGCAGAGCGCCGACGCGAAGGCGTCCTACGTCCAGATCAACCTCGCCGGCAACCAGGGCACGACGCTGGCCAACGACTCCGTCGACGCGGTGCGCAAGGTCATCGAGCACACCCAGGCGCCGCCGGGCGTCCGGGCCTACGTGACCGGGCCCGCGGCGCTGTCCGACGACATGCACATCATCGGCAACGACAGCCTGGCCAAGATCACACTGTTCACGCTGGCCGCGATCGCGATCATGCTGTTCCTGGTCTACCGCTCGATCTCGACCACGCTGATCCAGCTGTTCATGACCTTCGTCGGGCTGGGGTGTTCACGGGGAGTCGTCGCGGTCCTCGGATACAACGACGTCTTCGGGCTGACCACCTTTGCCGCCAACATCCTCACCATGCTGGCGATCGCGGCCGCGACGGACTACGGCATCTTCCTCGTCGGCCGGTATCAAGAGGCGCGCCAGGCCGGGGAGGACCCCGAAACCGCCTATTACACGACGTTCAAGGGGGTCGCCCCGGTCATCCTGGGCTCGGGCCTCACCATCGCCGGCGCGACGTACTGCCTCAGCTTCGCGCGGCTTCCGTGGTTCAACACCATGGGCGCACCCGTGGCGATCGGCATGCTCGTCGTCGTGTTCGCCGGGCTCACCCTGGGTCCCGCGGTCGTCTTCGTGGGCAGCAGGTTCCACCGCTTCGAGCCCAGACGCGCGGCCAAGAGGGCCGGGCTGTGGCGCCGGGTCGGTGTCGCGGTAGTGCGTTGGCCCGCACCGATTCTCGCCGTCAGCGCCGCCGTCGTCCTCGTCGGCATGGTCGTGCTGCCCAGCTTCAAGACGAGCTACAACGACCGCTACTACCTGCCGGCATCGGCGCCGTCCAACCTCGGGCAGGCCGCCGCGGACCGGCACTTCTCGCAGGCGCGGATGAACCCCGACCTGCTGATGATCGAATCCGACCACGACATGCGCAACCCCGCCGACATGCTGGTGCTGGACAAGGTCGCCAAGAACGTCATCCGAACCATCGGCATCGCGATGATCCAGGACATCACCCGGCCGCTGGGCATCCCGATTCAGCACAGCTCCATACCTTTCCAAAACAGCATCCAGAGCCAGACGACGATGCAGAACATGCAGTTCCTCAGGGACCGCATGGGCGACATCCTCAAGATGGCCGACGAGATGCAGACGATGATCGGGACCACCGAGCGCATGTACAAGGTCACGCAGGACCTCGCCAACGCGGCCGACGACAGCGCCAAGACGACGGCGGAGACGTCGCGGATCACGGACGAATTGCGGGACCACATCGCGGATTTCGACGACTTCTTCCGGCCGATCAAGTCGTATTTCTATTGGGAGAGACACTGCTACGACATCCCGATCTGCTGGTCCCTGCGATCGCTGTGGGACTCCCTCGACGGGTTTGACGAGCTGGCCGGGCAGTTCCACATCCTGTCCGACGACATCACCCGCACCGCGGCGGCGACGCACGGGATGCTCGTGTTGATCCCGTCGATGATCAACTCGCTCAAGATCACTCACGGCCTGACCCTGACGATGTACCAGACGTTCAAGGCGATGCTCGACCAGATGGACGCGATGAGCAACACCGCGATCGTGATGGGCCAGAGCTTCGACCAGTCCAAGAACGACGACATGTTCTACCTGCCCCCGGAGGCGTTCCAGAACCCGGACTTCCAGACGGGTCTGCGAATGTTCCTGTCGCCGGACGGAAAGTCGGCGCGCTTCTTCGTCACCCATCAGGGCGACCCGATGAGCCCCGAGGGCATCGCGCGGGTCGACGCCGAGCGCACGGCCGCTCAGGAGGCGCTGAAGATGTCGTCCTTGTCGGACTCGCGGGTGTACCTCGGCGGCACCGCCGCGACCTTCAAGGACATGGCCGACGGCGAGAAGTACGACCTGATGATCGCGGTGCTGTCCGCCCTCACGCTGATCTTCATGATCATGCTGATCCTGACCCGCAGCGTGGTCGCCGCAGTGGTCATCGTGGGCACGGCGGCCAGCTCGATCGCCGCGTCGTTCGGCCTTTCCGTGCTCATCTGGCAAGACCTGGTGGGCTTGAAGATCCACTGGATCGTGGCGGCGCTGTCGGTGATCATCCTGCTGGCGGTCGGCTCCGACTACAACCTGCTGCTGGTCTCCCGGTTCAGGGAGGAGATCCACGCCGGGCTCAAGACCGGGACCATCCGGTCGATGGGCGGCACCGGCGGGGTGGTCACGGCCGCGGGTCTGGTATTCGCCTTCACGATGGCGTCGATGCTCGGCAGCGACCTGAAGGTGCTGGGCCAGTTCGGGTCCACCGTCTGCATCGGTCTGCTGCTGGACACCCTGATCGTGCGCACGTTGCTGATGCCGTCGATCGCGACCCTGCTGGGCCGCTGGTTCTGGTGGCCGCAGGTGGTCCATCCCCGCGGCGACAACGCTCATCGGGCCCAGCGCGCCACTCCCGCCCCGGTTGCAGGCGCGGTGTCAGGGTAG
- the octT gene encoding diglucosylglycerate octanoyltransferase, whose product MTSSEARPTLLVFADSLAYYGPTGGLPADDPRIWPNIVAAQLGWDVELIGRIGWTCRDIWWAATQDPRAWAALPRAGAVVFATGGMDSLPSVLPTALRELIRYVRPPWLRRWVRDGYGWLQPRLSPVARSALPPHLSAEYLEQTRGAIDFNRPGIPIVASLPSVHVAETYGKAHHGRAATVAAITEWAQQHDVPLVDLKAAVAEHVMSGRGNPDGIHWNFEAHQAVAELMLKALAEVLPKSAVPDEKSRG is encoded by the coding sequence ATGACGTCCTCTGAGGCGCGGCCCACGCTGCTGGTGTTCGCCGATTCGCTGGCCTATTACGGGCCCACCGGGGGGCTGCCCGCCGACGATCCCCGGATCTGGCCCAACATCGTTGCGGCGCAGCTTGGTTGGGATGTGGAGTTGATCGGCCGCATCGGCTGGACGTGCCGCGACATCTGGTGGGCGGCGACGCAGGACCCGCGGGCCTGGGCCGCGCTGCCCAGGGCGGGCGCGGTGGTCTTTGCGACGGGCGGGATGGATTCGCTGCCCTCGGTGCTGCCGACGGCGTTGCGGGAGCTCATCCGCTACGTGCGGCCGCCGTGGCTGCGGCGGTGGGTGCGCGACGGGTATGGCTGGCTGCAGCCGCGGCTGTCGCCCGTTGCCAGGTCCGCTCTGCCGCCGCACCTGAGCGCCGAATACCTTGAACAGACCCGCGGCGCAATCGATTTCAATCGCCCCGGGATTCCGATCGTGGCATCCCTCCCGTCGGTGCACGTCGCCGAGACCTACGGCAAGGCCCACCACGGCCGCGCGGCCACGGTGGCGGCCATCACCGAATGGGCTCAGCAGCACGATGTTCCGCTGGTGGACCTCAAGGCGGCGGTGGCCGAGCACGTCATGAGTGGGCGAGGCAATCCCGACGGCATCCACTGGAACTTCGAGGCACACCAGGCGGTCGCGGAGCTGATGCTCAAGGCGCTGGCCGAAGTCCTGCCGAAATCGGCAGTACCCGACGAGAAGTCGCGCGGGTAG
- a CDS encoding alpha/beta hydrolase — translation MPYLEHSDHPERFVAHRYPERLVDLGEIRMNYAVAGDAANPALLLIPGQSESWWGYEEAMKLLADRYQVYAVDLRGQGRSTWTPGRYSLDLFGGDLVRFIDRVIGRPVVVSGLSSGGVIAAWLSAFAAPGQIRAAVYEDPPLFSSEVNPAVGQSIRQGIGPIFRLWCKWLGPQWSIGDYAGLQGALGRELPEWLGRLSPARGNAVDTAGPPQNLREYDPEWGDAFVSGRVAVNCDHESMLAHVRVPVLFTHHFHFEDPETGNLLGAISDRQVAHVRKLIESTGNTFTLRAFPEMPHSMHGADPQTYVATVTDWLAGLEPRPA, via the coding sequence GTGCCCTATCTCGAACACAGCGACCATCCGGAGCGCTTCGTCGCGCACCGCTATCCCGAACGGCTGGTGGACCTGGGCGAGATACGGATGAACTACGCGGTCGCAGGTGACGCCGCCAACCCCGCGCTGCTGCTGATCCCGGGGCAGAGCGAATCGTGGTGGGGCTACGAGGAAGCGATGAAGCTCCTGGCCGATCGTTACCAGGTGTACGCCGTCGACCTGCGGGGGCAGGGTCGCTCCACGTGGACACCCGGCCGCTACAGCCTCGACCTGTTCGGCGGTGACCTGGTCCGTTTCATCGATCGGGTCATCGGCCGGCCGGTGGTGGTCAGCGGGCTGTCGTCCGGCGGAGTGATCGCCGCCTGGCTGTCGGCCTTCGCCGCGCCGGGGCAGATCCGCGCGGCCGTCTACGAAGACCCTCCGCTGTTCAGCTCGGAGGTGAATCCGGCTGTCGGCCAATCCATCCGGCAAGGTATCGGGCCGATCTTCCGGCTCTGGTGCAAATGGTTGGGCCCGCAATGGTCCATCGGCGACTACGCGGGACTGCAGGGGGCGCTGGGTCGCGAACTGCCGGAGTGGCTCGGCAGGTTGTCCCCGGCCCGCGGAAACGCCGTCGACACCGCCGGGCCGCCGCAGAACCTGCGCGAGTACGACCCCGAGTGGGGTGACGCGTTCGTGTCCGGCCGCGTCGCCGTCAACTGCGACCACGAGTCGATGCTCGCCCACGTCAGGGTGCCGGTCCTGTTCACCCATCACTTCCACTTCGAGGACCCGGAGACCGGCAACCTATTGGGCGCGATCTCCGATCGGCAGGTCGCGCACGTCCGAAAGCTGATCGAAAGTACCGGAAACACCTTCACCTTGCGCGCGTTTCCGGAGATGCCGCACTCGATGCACGGCGCCGATCCACAGACCTACGTCGCGACGGTTACCGACTGGCTGGCGGGACTGGAACCGCGCCCCGCCTGA
- a CDS encoding vWA domain-containing protein produces the protein MAPRRTRPARPLAPHGLPGHLVGFVEALRGVGISVGPSETVDAGRVMATLGLGDREVLREGIACAVLRRPEHRETYDAMFDLWFPAALGARAVVAEADAEQAPGAALPPDDVEAMRQMLLDLLTENPDLADMDERLVAMIARIVEAYGKYSSSRGPSFSSYQALKAMALDELEGKLLAGLLAPYGDEPTPTQEQISKALAAQRISQLRKLVDAETKRRTAEQLGRDHVQMYGIPQLSENVEFLRASGEQLRQMRRVVAPLARTLATRLAARRRRTRSGVIDLRKTLRKSMSTGGVPIDLVLAKPRPARPELVVLCDVSGSVAGFSHFTLLLVHALRQQFSRVRVFAFIDTTDEVTHMFGPEADLAVAIQRITREAGVYSRDGHSDYGNAFASFVQGFPNVLSPRSSLLVLGDGRTNYRNPETDLLSHMVTASRHAHWLNPEPRHLWGSGDSAVPRYQEVITMHECRSAKQLAAVIDQLLPV, from the coding sequence ATGGCCCCTCGCCGCACCCGCCCCGCCCGGCCGCTCGCCCCGCACGGGCTCCCCGGCCACCTGGTGGGCTTCGTGGAAGCGCTTCGCGGGGTGGGCATTTCGGTGGGACCGTCCGAGACGGTGGACGCCGGCCGCGTGATGGCCACCCTGGGCCTGGGCGACCGGGAGGTGCTGCGGGAGGGCATCGCGTGCGCCGTGCTGCGCCGTCCGGAGCACCGCGAGACCTACGACGCCATGTTCGACCTGTGGTTCCCCGCGGCGCTGGGCGCGCGCGCCGTGGTCGCCGAGGCCGATGCCGAGCAGGCGCCGGGCGCCGCGCTGCCGCCCGACGACGTCGAGGCGATGCGCCAGATGTTGCTCGACCTGCTCACCGAAAACCCCGATCTCGCGGACATGGACGAACGCCTCGTCGCGATGATCGCCCGGATCGTGGAGGCCTACGGCAAATACAGCTCGAGCCGCGGCCCGTCGTTCTCGTCGTATCAGGCGCTCAAGGCGATGGCGCTGGACGAGCTGGAGGGCAAGCTGCTCGCCGGGCTGCTCGCCCCGTACGGGGACGAACCCACGCCCACCCAGGAGCAGATTTCCAAGGCCCTTGCCGCGCAGCGCATCTCGCAGTTACGCAAGCTGGTTGACGCCGAGACCAAGCGCCGCACCGCCGAGCAACTCGGCCGCGACCACGTCCAGATGTACGGCATCCCGCAGCTTTCGGAGAACGTCGAATTCCTGCGGGCATCAGGCGAACAGCTGCGCCAGATGCGCCGGGTGGTGGCGCCGCTGGCCCGCACCCTGGCGACCCGGCTGGCGGCCCGGCGCCGGCGCACCCGGTCCGGGGTGATCGACCTGCGCAAGACCCTGCGCAAGTCGATGTCCACCGGTGGGGTGCCGATCGACCTGGTGCTGGCCAAGCCCCGCCCGGCGCGGCCGGAACTGGTGGTGCTGTGTGACGTGTCGGGTTCGGTGGCCGGGTTCAGCCACTTCACCCTGCTGCTGGTACACGCGCTGCGCCAACAGTTTTCCCGTGTGCGGGTGTTCGCCTTCATCGACACCACCGACGAGGTCACGCACATGTTCGGCCCGGAGGCCGACTTGGCCGTCGCGATCCAGCGCATCACCCGAGAGGCCGGGGTCTACAGCCGTGACGGACATTCCGACTACGGCAACGCCTTCGCGTCGTTCGTGCAGGGCTTCCCGAACGTGCTGTCGCCGCGGAGCTCGCTGCTGGTCCTCGGCGACGGGCGCACCAACTACCGCAACCCGGAGACGGACCTGTTGTCCCACATGGTGACCGCCAGCCGGCACGCGCACTGGTTGAACCCCGAGCCCCGGCACCTGTGGGGCAGCGGCGACTCCGCGGTGCCGCGCTACCAAGAGGTGATCACGATGCACGAGTGCCGCTCCGCCAAGCAGTTGGCGGCGGTGATCGATCAGCTCCTGCCCGTGTGA
- the rsfS gene encoding ribosome silencing factor, whose protein sequence is MTATAEALDMAVVAARAAAAKLATDVVVIDVSDQLTITDCFVIASASNERQVNAIVDEVEERMRRAGYRPARREGAREGRWTLLDYRDIVVHIQHQDDRDFYALDRLWGDCPVVPVDLSDTEDAAGSAGAQ, encoded by the coding sequence GTGACCGCCACCGCGGAGGCGCTCGACATGGCCGTCGTGGCCGCCCGTGCGGCAGCGGCCAAGCTGGCCACCGACGTCGTCGTGATCGACGTTTCGGACCAGCTGACCATCACCGACTGCTTCGTCATCGCGTCGGCGTCCAATGAACGGCAGGTCAACGCGATCGTCGACGAGGTCGAAGAGAGAATGCGCAGGGCGGGCTACCGACCGGCGCGCCGCGAGGGCGCCAGGGAAGGGCGCTGGACCCTGCTGGACTACCGCGACATCGTCGTGCACATCCAGCATCAGGACGACCGCGACTTCTACGCGCTGGATCGGCTGTGGGGCGACTGCCCGGTGGTGCCGGTCGATTTGTCGGACACCGAAGACGCCGCAGGCTCGGCGGGCGCGCAATGA
- the gpgP gene encoding glucosyl-3-phosphoglycerate phosphatase, whose amino-acid sequence MTVRRLVMLRHGQTHFNFGSRMQGQLDTELSDLGRIQAAAAAEVLGKLQPLRIVSSDLRRAYDTAIRLGERTGLTVSVDDRLRETHLGDWQGLTHAEVDARAPGARLAWREDATWAPHGGESRVDVAARSAPVVAELVAGEPGWGDPNHADRPVVLVTHGGLIAALSAALLRLPVANWPVLGGMGNASWVQLSGHSHDPGDNPDDNSADFESIRWRLDVWNASAQVSNDVL is encoded by the coding sequence ATGACGGTCCGTCGGCTGGTGATGCTGCGGCACGGGCAGACCCACTTCAACTTCGGCAGCCGGATGCAGGGCCAGCTGGACACGGAGCTCAGCGATCTGGGGAGGATTCAGGCGGCCGCGGCCGCGGAGGTGCTGGGCAAGCTGCAGCCGCTGCGGATCGTCTCGTCGGACCTGCGGCGCGCCTACGACACCGCGATCAGGCTGGGGGAGCGGACCGGGCTGACGGTGTCGGTGGATGACCGGCTGCGGGAGACCCATCTCGGCGACTGGCAAGGTCTGACCCACGCCGAGGTCGACGCCCGGGCCCCCGGCGCCCGGCTGGCCTGGCGCGAAGACGCCACGTGGGCGCCGCATGGCGGGGAGAGCCGGGTCGACGTCGCCGCCCGCAGCGCGCCGGTGGTCGCCGAACTGGTAGCCGGCGAGCCGGGATGGGGCGACCCGAATCACGCCGACCGGCCGGTCGTGCTGGTCACCCACGGCGGCCTGATCGCCGCGTTGTCCGCCGCGCTGCTGCGGCTGCCGGTCGCGAACTGGCCGGTCCTGGGCGGCATGGGCAACGCCAGCTGGGTGCAGCTGTCCGGCCACTCGCACGACCCCGGCGACAACCCCGATGACAACAGCGCCGACTTCGAGAGCATCCGCTGGCGTCTCGACGTGTGGAACGCCTCGGCGCAGGTTTCCAATGACGTCCTCTGA
- a CDS encoding AAA family ATPase: MSVPARPKPLFADIDDVSRRLAETGYLPDTATATAVFLADRLGKPLLVEGPAGVGKTELARAVAQATGSGLVRLQCYEGVDEARALYEWNHAKQILRIQAGNAAGQGDWDATKTDVFSEEFLLQRPLLTAIRRTEPTVLLIDETDKADIEIEGLLLEVLSDFAVTVPELGTITAERTPFVVLTSNATRELSEALKRRCLFLHIDFPSPELERRILLSRVPELPQHLAEELVRIIGVLRGMQLKKLPSVAETIDWGRTLLALGLDTIDDAVVAATLGVVLKHQSDQQRATGELRLN, from the coding sequence GTGAGCGTGCCCGCCCGGCCCAAGCCGCTGTTCGCCGACATCGACGACGTCTCGCGGCGGCTGGCCGAAACCGGCTACCTGCCGGACACGGCCACCGCCACCGCGGTGTTCCTGGCCGACCGGCTCGGCAAGCCGCTGCTCGTGGAGGGCCCCGCCGGGGTCGGCAAGACCGAGCTGGCGCGCGCTGTCGCGCAGGCCACCGGCTCCGGGCTGGTCCGATTGCAGTGCTACGAGGGAGTCGACGAGGCCCGCGCGCTGTACGAGTGGAACCACGCCAAGCAGATACTCCGTATTCAAGCCGGCAACGCTGCCGGACAAGGCGACTGGGACGCCACCAAGACCGACGTGTTCAGCGAGGAGTTCCTGCTGCAGCGGCCGCTGCTGACCGCGATCCGGCGCACCGAGCCGACCGTGCTGTTGATTGACGAGACCGACAAGGCCGACATCGAGATCGAGGGACTGCTGCTCGAAGTGCTGTCCGACTTCGCCGTCACCGTGCCCGAACTCGGTACCATCACCGCCGAGCGGACGCCGTTCGTCGTGCTGACCTCGAACGCCACCCGGGAGCTGTCCGAGGCCCTCAAGCGTCGATGCCTGTTCTTGCACATCGACTTTCCCAGCCCCGAGCTCGAGCGCCGCATCCTGTTGTCGCGGGTGCCCGAGCTGCCGCAGCACCTGGCCGAGGAGCTCGTCCGCATCATCGGCGTGCTGCGCGGCATGCAGCTCAAGAAACTGCCGTCCGTCGCCGAGACCATCGACTGGGGCCGCACGCTGCTCGCGCTGGGCCTCGACACCATCGACGACGCCGTGGTCGCCGCGACGCTCGGCGTGGTCCTCAAACACCAATCCGACCAGCAGCGCGCGACCGGCGAGCTGCGGTTGAACTAG